One part of the Rhea pennata isolate bPtePen1 chromosome 29, bPtePen1.pri, whole genome shotgun sequence genome encodes these proteins:
- the BIN2 gene encoding bridging integrator 2, which produces MAEGKSGGAGLFAKQVQKHLSRAQEKVLQKLGKTVETRDEQFELSASNFQQQQSEGHKLYKDLKAFLGAVKAMHESSRRVAETLQEIYGADWAGREELRAIADSNDLLWDDYEAKLDDQALRLMENYLAQFGEVKERIAKRGRKLVDYDSARHHLEALQSAKKKDETKIAKAEEEFGKAQSVFEDLNRELREELPVLYGSRVACYVTVFQNISNLRDTFYKEMSKLNHDLYEVMSKLDKQHSSKVFIVKGVPSNRRSLLISSPVRPPAPAEPPAAAETLQPVREPQPEPQLEQEAPAEQELQPQPEPQPEQEAPVEREPPVERELQPEQEAEQEPPAERELQPEQEPEREPPAERELQPEQEPEQELPAERELQPEQEAPVEAEPPAGSRGSEAVSSGPTEPERAGDAGAVAASLAAQILSQALAEAAGSAGEAPAAGQSRERGDGGVPEPGNAAASLPAEEPPAAEQSDSGESVEEIDLSPKAARTQARAGCRERSGAGPRRRRRGPGGLQRRAVIYFFPPLQKRSSGFRWGWTSPSRRSRAAAPGPTVPAPPPRRAASPRRRSPTAAGSPRTSPSPWAAPEPGVPAGSGSPTEPSAAATRFAAPSASK; this is translated from the exons GCAGAAGCTGGGCAAGACGGTGGAGACGAGAGACGAGCAGTTCGAGCTGAGCGCCTCCaacttccagcagcagcag AGCGAAGGCCACAAGCTCTACAAGGACCTCAAGGCTTTCCTGGGCGCCGTGAAAG CGATGCACGAGAGCTCCCGGCGCGTGGCCGAGACGCTGCAGGAGATCTACGGCGCCGACTGGGCCGGGCGCGAGGAGCTGAGAGCCATCGCGGAC AGCAACGACCTGCTGTGGGACGACTACGAGGCGAAGCTGGACGACCAGGCGCTGCGGCTCATGGAGAACTACCTGGCCCAGTTCGGCGAGGTCAAG GAGCGCATCGCCAAGCGCGGCCGCAAGCTGGTGGACTACGACAGCGCCCGGCACCACCTCGAAGCCCTGCAAAGCGCCAAGAAGAAGGATGAGACCAAAATCGCCAAG GCGGAGGAGGAGTTCGGCAAAGCCCAGAGCGTCTTCGAGGACCTCAACAGGGAGCTGCGGGAGGAGCTGCCCGTGCTCTACGGCAG CCGCGTCGCCTGCTACGTGACCGTCTTCCAGAACATCTCCAACCTCCGCGACACCTTCTACAAGGAGATGAGCAAG CTGAACCACGACCTCTATGAGGTGATGAGCAAACTGGACAAGCAGCACTCCAGCAAAGTCTTCATCGTCAAGGGCGTCCCCAG CAACCGCCGCTCGCTGCTCATCTCCTCGCCCGTGaggcccccggcgccggccgagCCTCCGGCCGCTGCCGAAACCCTGCAGCCGGTGCGGGagccgcagccggagccgcagctggagcaggaggcGCCggcagagcaggagctgcagccgcagccggagccgcAGCCGGAGCAGGAGGCACCGGTGGAGCGGGAGCCGCCGGTGGAGCGGGAGCTGCAGCcggagcaggaggcagagcaggagccaCCGGCAGAGCGGGAGCTGCAGCCGGAGCAGGAGCcggagcgggagccgccggcagAGCGGGAGCTGCAGCCGGAGCAGGAGCCGGAGCAGGAGCTGCCGGCGGAGCGGGAGCTGCAGCCGGAGCAGGAGGCGCCGGTGGAAGCGGAGCCGCCGGCAGGTTCCCGCGGCAGCGAGGCCGTTTCCAGCGGGCCGACGGAGCCGGAGCGCGCGGGAGACGCCGGGGCCGTCGCCGCGTCCCTGGCAGCGCAGATCTTGTCCCAGGCACTGGCCGAGGCGGCGGGAAGCGCCGGAgaggcgcccgccgccgggcagagccgggagcggggcgaCGGCGGCGTGCCGGAGCCCGGGAACGCGGCCGCGTCTTTGCCGGCCGAGGAGCCGCCCGCTGCGGAGCAGAGCGACTCCGGGGAGAGCGTGGAGGAGATCGACCTTTCCCCCAAAGCGGCACGAACGCAGGCGAGAGCGGGGtgccgggagcggagcggagcggggccgcggcgccggcggaggGGCCCTGGCGGGCTCCAGCGCCGcgcagtgatttattttttccctcccctgcaAAAACGCTCCTCCGGTTTCAGGTGGGGCTGGACATCGCCCTCGAGGAGGAGCCgagcggcagccccggggccgacggtccccgcgccgccccccag GAGGGCGGCTTCGCCGCGGCGCCGGAGCCCGACGGCAGCCGGGAGCCCCCGGACGTCGCCGAGCCCCTGGGCAGCGCCTGAGCCCGGCGTCCCGGCGGGAAGCGGGTCGCCCACGGAGCCGAGCGCGGCTGCGACGCGCTTCGCAGCCCCATCTGCGTCGAAATAA
- the DAZAP2 gene encoding DAZ-associated protein 2 produces the protein MNSKGQYPTQPSYPVQSPGSHPVYPQTMPLPQPPPYTDAPPAYSELYRPSFVPLGAATVPTMSAAYPGTSVFLPMAQSVAVGPIGSSVPMAYYPVGPVYPPGSTVLVEGGFDAGARFGAGGTASIPPPPPGCPPNAAQLAVMQGANVLVTQRKGNFFLGGSDGGYTIW, from the exons atgaaCAGCAAAG GACAATATCCCACCCAGCCCTCCTACCCGGTCCAGTCTCCGGGCAGTCATCCCGTGTACCCACAGACTATGCCCCTTCCTCAGCCGCCGCCGTACACAGACGCACCTCCTGCTTATTCTGAG ctttatCGTCCCAGCTTCGTGCCTCTGGGGGCTGCCACCGTACCTACCATGTCTGCGGCGTATCCGGGCACTTCGGTGTTCCTACCCATGGCCCAGTCGGTGGCCGTGGGTCCGATAGGCTCTTCCGTCCCCATGGCGTATTACCCCGTGGGACCTGTTTATCCTCCGGGCTCCACAGTCCTCGTCGAAGGCGGTTTTGATGCTGGAGCAAGGTTTGGGGCTGGTGGAACAGCCAGTATCCCT CCCCCCCCTCCCGGCTGCCCCCCCAACGCCGCCCAGCTGGCCGTAATGCAGGGAGCCAACGTCCTGGTGACGCAACGGAAGGGAAACTTCTTCCTGGGAGGCTCAGATGGCGGCTACACTATCTGGTga
- the SMAGP gene encoding small cell adhesion glycoprotein yields the protein MGAAGAEPTTPSLGRANTPPPHEEANTVVIAAVVALVFVTLLTVLAVIVVYLYRNKGSYLTYEQPAAGSDGSEPTEDASPKDKEEYFI from the exons ATGGGAGCAGCCGGGGCAG AGCCGACAACCCCGTCCCTGGGAAGGGCGAACACGCCGCCGCCCCACGAGGAAGCCAACACCGTCGTCATCGCAG CGGTCGTCGCCCTGGTGTTCGTCACCCTGCTGACGGTGCTGGCGGTGATCGTCGTCTACCTGTACAGAAACAAGGGCAGCTACCTCACCTACGagcagccggcggcggggagcgaCGGCTCGGAGCCGACGGAGGACGCCTCGCCCAAGGacaaggaagaatattttatctAA